The Amycolatopsis nigrescens CSC17Ta-90 genomic interval CGGAGAGCAGGGCGAACGGTTCTCAGCCGCCCGCCAAGCCGCCGACCGGGCCGGGATTCCGCTGTATATCAACGCGAGGATCGACACCTACCTGGTCGCCGGTGGCGCCGGGGACCAGGCCGCCCTGCTGGCGGACACCATCGACCGAGCAGCCGGCTACCTCGAAGCCGGCGCCGACGGGATCTTCGTGCCCGGCGTCGTCGATCCTCCGACGGTGTCCGCATTGGCCGAAGCCGTGGCCGCGCCGCTGAACATCATGGCGGGCCCCGGTGCGCCTTCGGTCGCGGAACTCGCCGCGCTCGGCGTCGCCAGGATCAGCATCGGCTCGGCGATCGCGCAGGCCGCCTACGCCCTCTTCCGGCGCGCCACCAAGGAACTGCTCGATGACGGCAGCTACCGGACGCTGGCCGAACCGCTCGACTACGGCGAGCTGAACGCGCTGTTCCGCGGCTGACCGGCCGGCCGGTCAGCGGGTCAGCACCGCCACCGGCAGCGCATAGCCGCGGATGCGCTGCGGGTGGTCGCCGACCGGGATCCTGGCCACTTCCCGCGCGTCGTCGAAGGACACCACCGACACGTCGTCGCTGTCCGCGTTGGCCAGGAAGCAGTAGCGGCCGGCCAGGTCGGCGGACGCCCAGTACGGCTTCTTCCCGGTCGGCACGATGCGGTCGGTGGTCAGCGCCGGCATCGACAGGATGGCCGCGTAGTCGGAGATCGTGCCCGCGTCGCAGAGTTTCGTACCCGCGGCGTTGACAGCGAGGCCGTGATGCGCGGAGTCCAGCGGGTAGTCCTCGCGCTTCAGCTGCTGCGCCTTTTCGCTGAGCGGCAGGTGCACCGAACGCGTGATGCGCCCCTCGGCGAGGTCGTACTCGACCAGGCCGTTGAAGAAGGACAGCTGCGTGTACAACTTGGTCTCGTCGGGCAGCACGACGAACGGCCGGATCCCGGCGCCGAGGTCGAGCGACCGGCGCACGGTCTTCGACGCGGCGTCGATGATGGTCAGCCTGCGCTTGCCCTTGAGCAGGTCGAGCGCCGGATCGTCCGGGGCGATCACGTTGCCGATACTGCCGTTGTAGATCGTCCGCCCGTCCCGCGAGTAGCGGTTCTCGTGCGGGAAGTCGGCCGTCGGCGTGGAGCCGGTGACCGCGCCGGTGGCGGTGTCCAGATAGTTCACCACGTTCGCGGTGGTCGCCGAGACGGTCAGCGTCCGGCCGTCCGGGGCCAGCGCCATGTGGTCGGACCGGTAACCCGACACGCGCTGGAACCACTGCTGGGCGCCGGTCGCGATGTCGAAGGCGGAAACGTCGCCGAGGCTGGGCCGCGAGACGTAGAGGGTCCGGCCGTCCGGGGAGACCGCAATGTCGTCGACGAGCTGGTCGTGTCCCTCGCCCGCGGTGTTGCGCACGGTCAGGTAGGCGATGTACTGATCCGGGGTCATCCCGGCGATCCGGTCCCGCAGGTCGGGCACCACGTTGACGCGCTGGTACCGGCCGAACCCGGCGGCGTCGACGAGGTCGACCGTGCCGTCCCAGTTGTTGCCGACCAGCATCACGTCCGTGCGCTGCTCCGCCGTCGCGGCGCCGGCACTCGCGCTGACCAGTGCCGCCGCCAGCACCGCCGCCAGGATCGTCGTCATCGCGCGGCGGAGCCGCACACCCTTGGTCCGCATCCCTTGTCTCCTTTGACGCCAACGCAGTGCGTCAAAGGTGTCGCGTGGGTGAGCACGCGGTCAACGAACTTCGGGTCCGGTGAGCACCCGGTTCATCACACAGTGACAAGCGGGCCGTTGGCGAGGGTAGATTGTCCGGAATCGACGACCACGGACTGGGGAATCGATGGGGCGAGCCGAGCGGGCCACGGTGCGAGCGGAGCTGACCCCGAACCTGTCCGAGGCCGGTCGGCAACTGGTCGCCACGGTGGTCGAGACCATCCCCGCCTACCGGTCGCTCGATCCGGCGCAGCTGGCCGAAGTCAGCGCGATCGCCGCCTGGACCTTCGGCCTGGTACTGGACTCCTGGGTGCAGGATACTCCGCTGGAGCCGCGGGACCTGCACCGTTTCCGGGGCATCGGCGCGGCAAGGGCGGCCGACGGCAGGCCGCTCGCGGCCGTGCTGCGCGCCTACCGGGTGGCCACCGGCACGGCCACCGAGTTGATCATGGAACACGGCCGGGACCGGCTGGAGATCGAAGATGTACTGGACCTGACCCGGCTGTGGACCGTGGTGCTGGACGAACTGTCCGAAGCGTTGTTCACCAGCTACACCGCCACCAGCGCACGGCTCAGCGGCGACCGCGACCGGGCCGTGCAGGCGCTGTTCGACGACCTGGTCGCCGGCCGCCGCACCTCGCACGGCGCGCTCGCCGACCGGTGCCACCAGCTCGGCGTCACCCTGCCGACCAGCCCGGCCCTGCTGCTGGCGCAGCCGCTGGACCCGGCATCGGCGGCGACCGCGGCCGATGCCGGCTCGCTGTTCGCCGGGCTGGCCGGCCCGGTGCTGGTCACCACCCGCGGTCGCCGGGCCGTGCTGCTGACACCGCCGCCGTCTCGTGCCGCGCTCGCGGCAGCGCTGGACGGGCGCGGCTGGTGCGGCTGCCTGAACGAAAACAGCCAGATCGACGAGCTGCCGGCCGCCCACCGGCTGGCCGCGGACGCGCTGGACGCCGCGCCGCCGCACGCCTACCGGGTGAACAGGCTGCTCACCGACGGCGACGCGCATACCCTCGCACTGCTCAACGCCCGGCCAACCGCGCACCCGCCGTCGGTCGTGCGCGCCGTGCTCGGCAGCCTCACCGAGCCGCGGCACGAGCACCTGATCGACGGCCTCGGCGCTTTCCTCGCCACCGGCTCGGCCACCGAGGCTGCCCGGTCGCTGCACCTGCATCCGCAGACCCTGCGCTACCGGCTGCGCCGGGTCCGCGAACTGACCGGCCGCGACCCGCGCGACCCGTGGGACCGGCTGGTCCTCGACATCGCCCGCCACCTCGCGGTCATCCCCACCGGCTGACTCACCCCACCGCGAGTCCCACCTTCCAACACCGCGAGTTCCACCTTCCAGCAGCGCGAGTTCCACCCCTGAAGTACTTGCACACGCCTGGTAGCGCGTTTAGCACGCTAACTGCACTTCAGGGCGGTGGGCTAGGTGAGCAGGCGCAGGTCGATCGACTCGCCCATCGCGCGGTAGCCGGCGTCGGACGGGTGCAGGTGGTCGCCCGAGTCGTAGTCCGGCCGGATGCGCTGCGGGTCGGCCGGGTCGCGGACCACCTCGTCGAAGTCGAGCACGCCGTCGAAAACGCCGCTGGTGCGGATGAACTCGTTGGCCGCCAGCCGGACCGACTCCCGCTGCCCGGTGTAGGAACGCCAGCCCTTGAACGGGGTGATGGTCGCGCCGACCACGCGGAGGCCGTTGCCCCTCGCCTGCGCCGCGATCTGTCCGAGCGCGGCGGTCAGCCGGGTGGCGTCCGGCAGGTCGAGGTTGCCGATGTCGTTGATCCCGGCCAGCACGACCACGGTGCGCGCGCCGGTGGCGGTCGTGACGTCCCGGTCGAGCCTGGCGAGCGCGTTGGGACCGCCGATGCCGCCGGGCGCGCTGTCGTCGAGCACCCGGTTGCCGCTGATGCCGGCGTTGAGCACACCGAGCCTGGTCGGTCCCGGCCGGTCCTTCAGCCGGTCGGCCAGCACGTCCGGCCAGCGCCGGTTGGTGTTCGGCGTCGACTTGTCCCCGTCGGTGATCGAGTCGCCGAAGGCCACCACCGTGCCGCCGGCCGCGACGGCGCGCACCTCCACCCCGGTGACGTAGTGCCAGGCAGTGGTCGGAGTGCCGAAGGCCGCGCCCGACTCGGCGGCCGTGTGGTCGCCGCCGGTGCTGATGAAGGAGGTCTGGTATGCCCGCGGGTGCGTGCTCACCGGCCCGGACGGCTCCGGGGTGTAGGTGCTGACCAGCAGGTCGCCGTCCTCGGGCACGCCGAGCCGAACCGGGTCGCTGAGCACCTCAGCGCCGGGCGGGATGGTGATCGACGGGGAACCGCCGAACCGCAGCTCCCGCATGGTGCCGGGGACCGCGTCCGGCGCATCCGGCCTGGCGGCGACCGCGACCGTGACGCGGCCCATCAGCACCGGCACCCGGCCGAGCGCGTTGGACAGCCGGACCCGCGCCTCGGTGCCACCGACGCTGGTGTGCACGAGGTTGCGGATGGAGCGGTCCGGCATCCCGTGCTCGGTGGCGGTGTTCGCCATGGTGGTCTGCCAGCTGCCGGTCCACCGATCCCCGCGGCCGGGCAGCAGCAACTCCCACAGCCGCACCGCACCGGCCATCGCGCGGTACCCGGCGTCGGACGGGTGCAGATGATCACCCGAGTCGTACTCCGGCCGCAGCCGCTGCGGGACGGCCGGGTCGCGCAATGCCGCGTCGAAGTCGACCACCGAGTCGAAGGCGCCGCCGGTGCGGATGAACTCGTTCACCGCCAGCCGCACGCCCTCCAGTTCCTCGGTGTAGTTGCTCGATCCGCCGAACGGGGTGAGCGTGCCGCCGAGCACCCGCAGCCCTTTCGCCCTGGTCTGCTCGGCGATCTGCTTCAGCGCGGCGATGATGCCGGACGGCTCGTGGTGCTGCGGCTGCCCGCCGATGTCGTTGATGCCCAGCAGCACCACCACCGAGCGGGCACCGGTCGCGGTCAGCACGTCGCGGTCCAGCCTGGACAGCGCGTTCGGGTTCCAGGTGTCGCTGAGCAGCCGGTTCGAGCTGATCCCGGCGTTCAGCACGCCGAGGCCGGGCAGCCGCGCGGCGAGCAGGTCCGGCCAGCGGGAGTTGGCGTTCAGGGTGGAGGCGTTGCCGTCGGTGATCGAATCGCCGAGCAGCACCACCGAGCCCGGCGCCGGCCCGCCGCGCACGTCCACCCCGCTGACGTAGTGCCACGACGTGGTCCGCCCGGTGAACGCGGCACCGGACTCGTCGGCCGCGTGGTCGCCGCCCGTGCCGAGGAACGAGGTCTGGTTGGCCACCTGGTGGTAGGTCACCGGCCCGGACGGTTCCGGGGTGAACACGGTGACCAGCAGGTCACCCCGCTCGGGCACCCGGAACCGCAGCGGATCGCTGAGCGCCTCCGCGCCGGCCGGGATGGTGACCGAGGGGGCACCACCGAAGGTCAGCGCCCGCATCGTGCCGGGCACCGCGTCCGGCGAATCCGGCGCCACCGCGAGCGCGACCGTGACGTGGCCCATCCGCACGGCCGCCTTGCCGAACACATTGGACAGCCTGACCCGGACTTCCGAGCCGCCGGCGCTGGTGTGCACCAGGTTCCGGATCGAATGGTCCGGCAGTCCGTGCTCGGTATCCGGAGCGGTGCCGGACATGGCCGTCTGCCAGCTGCCGGTCCAGTTCCCGCCCGTAGTCACTTCTTCGGCCGCGGTCGCCCCCGTCGCCGACCCGAGTACCAGCAGAGTTGCCAAAGCCACCGCACGGAACACCTTTACCTCCCAGCACACCAGGTCAGCGGTCGTGAGTGAAAAGTGTTGCCCCAGCAACACTTTTCACTCACGACGTCGCTGGGGAAATGTGGACGTCGCGGGCGGCGAGTGGCACCTCGCCGGACGGGGTCCGCACGGTCAGTTCGAAGTCGTTGTGGTTCAACAGGAACAGCCACCTGGTGCCGTCCGCCGAGTGGCGCACGGTGGCCTCGACCCCGGCCGGCGCGCCCGGCAGCGCGGGCTCGACCCCGGCCGCTTCGCAGGCCATGGCCAGGATCGCGGCCATGCTCGCCGGGTCCGGCCGCGTGCCGAGGTAGTAGGCCACGCCGTCGCCGAACCGGTGCCGGGTGACCGCGGGCCGCCCGGCCAGCTCGCCCTCGGCGAAGGTTTGCAGCACCTCCGCCCCCTCGGTGTTGATCCATTCCGACCAGATGGTGCCGGATCCGCCGGAGAGCCCGATCGTGCCGCCCTCGGGCAGCGGGCAGAACTCCTCCACGGTCAGGCCGAGCAGTTCGCGGAACGGCGCCGGGTAGCCGCCGAGGTGCACCCGGTCGCAGCCGTCCACGATGCCGGAGAAGAACGACATCACCAGCTGCCCGCCACCCCGCACGTACTCCACGAGCCGTTCGGCAACCTCGGTTTCCACCAGGTACAGGTTCGGCACCACGAGCAGCCGGTAGCGGCTCAGGTCGGCGCTCGGCGGCACCACGTCGGCCGAAACGCCCGCTTCCCACAACGGCCGGTAGTGGCTGAGGTTGGCCTCCCGCAGGGTCAGGTCGGCGACCGGGTGCGCGTTGCTCTCCAGCGCCCAGCCGTTCGGCCAGTCCATCAGCAGCGCCGTTTCGGCCTCCATGCCGGAGCCGAGCACCCCGCCCAGCCCGGCCAGTTCCGCGCCGAGTTCGGCGACCTCCCGGAACACCCGGTTGTCCGCACCGCCGTGCGACACCATCGCCGAGTGGAACCGTTCGGCACCGCCCTGGGACTGCCGCCACTGGAAGAACATCACCGCGTCCGCGCCCCTGGCCACCGCCTGGTGGCTCCACAGCCGCATCTGCCCCGGCGCCTTGGCCGCGTTGCGCGGCCGCCAGTTCACCGCGCTCGGCGCCTGTTCCAGCAGCAGCCACGGTTTTCCGCCACCGAGCGAGCGCATCAGGTCGTAGGTGAACGCCGCTTCGATGTGCGAGTGCTCGTCGTGCGGGTCGGGATAGGAGTCGTAGGAGATCACGTCCTGGTGCCCGGCCCATGCCGCGTTGTCCACCCGGTGCCAGGCGCCGACGAAGTTCGTGGTCACCGGCACCGCCGGGGTCAGCTCCCGGATGATCTCCTTCTCCATCAGGAAGCACTCCAGCAGCGCGTCCGAGGAGAACCGCCGGAAGTCCAGCTGCTGCGCGGGATTCGGGAAGGTTGGCGCGGTCCGCGGCGGGAAGACCTCGGCGAAGTCGCTGTAGCGCTGCGACCAGAAGGCGGTGGACCACGCCTCGTTGAGCGCCTCGACCGAACCGTACCGCTCGTTCAGCCAGGTCCGGAACGCCTCCGCCGAAGTGGCGCAGTAGCACATCGGCACGTGGCAGCCGTACTCGTTCCCGATGTGCCACAGCGCCAGCGCCGGATGTTCCCGGTACCGCGTCACCAGCTGCCGCACCAGCCTGCCGGCGTGCTCGCGGTAGGCCGGGCTGGACGGGCAGAAGTGCTGTCGCGCACCGGGCCAGAGCACGGTGCCGTCCGCGCGTTCGGGCAGTGTCCCCGGATGCAGCCGCGCCAGCCACGGTGGCGGGGACGCGGTCATGGTCGCCAGGCAGACGCCGATATCGGCCCCGGCCAGCAGGTCCATCGCCCGGTCGAACCAGCCGAAGTCGTACTCGCCCGGCCGCGGCTCCACATTGGCCCAGGAGAAGATGCCCAGGGTCACCATGCTGACCCCGGCCCGCTTCATCAGCTCGATGTCCTCCGGCCACACGTCTTCCGGCCACTGCTCGGGGTTGTAGTCCGCGCCGAACCCGAATCGGCCCAGCCTGGGCTGCACGAGATTCACCCCTTCACGCTCCCTTCGGTCAGCCCGGTGCGCCAGAATCGTTGCAACGCGGCGATGGCGATCATCAACGGGATGACGGCGACGAAGGTGCCGCCCACCGTCATCTGGTAAAGGTCGGGCTGCCGCTCGGCGAACGAGTGCCATGACGTCAGGCCGAGGGTGATCGGGTACAGCTTCGGGTCCGACAGCATGATCAGCGGCAGGAAGTAGTTGTGCCAGATCGCGACGAACTGGAACATGAACACGGTGACCAGCGCGGGCGTCAGGATCCGCAGCACCACCCCGAAGAACACCCGCAGCTCGCTCGCCCCGTCGATCCTGGCCGCCTCCAGCAGCTCGTCCGGCACCGACGCCTCGGCGTAGATCCGGATCAGGTAGACGCCGAACGGGCTGACCAGGCTGGGCAGCAGCACCGCCGCGTAGGTGTTGTCCAGGTCGGCCTTGCTCAGCATCAGGTACAGCGGCAGTGCCAGCGCAGTGGCGGGCACCAGCACCCCGCCCAGCACCACGTTGAACACCGCTTCCCTGCCCCGGAAGTCGAACTTGGCCAGCGCGTAGCCGGCCGCGGCGGCCAGCAGCGTCGCGAAGGTCGCGCCGACTCCGGCGTACAGCACGGTGTTGAGCACCCAGCGCAGGTAGATGCCGTTGTCGTAGCTGAACACGTTCCGCAGGTTGGTCAGCAGCTGCGGCCGGTGGAACCACAGCCCGGAGGAGCCGAACATGTCCCCCGTGGTCTTGGTGGCGGCCACGATCAGCCAGTAGACCGGCAGCAGGAAGTAGACCGCGAAGACCGCGCTGACACCGATCACCAGCACCCGGGACGCCGGGGAGGTCTGTCCCTTCACCGCTTGCCCCCACGCCCGACCACATGCAGGAACCCGAAGGACAGCACGAAAGCACCCAAGGCCAGTAGTACCGCCTCCGCGGCCGCGAGGCCGTAGTTGTTGTTCTGGAACGCCTCGGTGTAGGCGGACAGGTTGGGGGTGTAGTCCACCCCGATCGCGGCGGTCAGCGGCCGCAGCACCTTGGGCTCGGCGAACAGCTGCAGGGTGCCGATGATGGTGAACACCGTGGTGAGCACGATCGCCGGCCGGATCAGCGGCAGCTTGATGTGCCAGATCACCTGCCACGGCCGCGCACCGTCCACAATGGCCGCTTCGTACAGCTCACCGGGGATCGACTTGAGCTGCGCGACGATCACCAGCATGTTGTAGCCGGCGAAGGCCCAGGTGACGATGTTCGCGATGGACCACAGCACGGCACCGGAGGAGAGCGGGTCCACCTCCAGGCCGAGTGCCGAGGTCAGGTCGATCAGCGGGCTCATCCCCGGCACGTATAGGAAGCCCCACAGGATCGTGGCGATCACTCCGGGCACCCCGTACGGCAGGAAGTACGCCGCGCGGAAGAACGACGGCCACTTCGCCGACGCGGCGTCCAGCAGCAGGGCCAGCACGATCGCCAGCAGGATCATCACCGGCACCTGCACCACCGCGAACAGCAGTACCCGGCCGAGACTTTCCACGAACCCGGTGGAGCCCAGCGCGGCCCCGAAGTTGTCCAGTCCGGCGAACACCGTCTTGGACCCGCCGAGGCCGAAAGCGCCGGTGCGCTTGGTGGTCAGCAGGCTCTGGTAGATCGCGTACCCGATCGGCGCGAGGAAGAAGACCGCGAAGAACACACCGAACGGCGCGAGGAACAGCCAGGGCACCATGGCGCGCCGGCGCTTGGCAGGCATCCGTGCTCAGCCCCCCACCTTGACCTGCAGGCCCTTGGTCTGCAGGTCGGCCACGGTCTTGTCCTGCACCACGCGCAGCGCGTCGGCGAGGGTGCCGCCGCCCGAGATCGACTCCTGCACCGCGGACTTGAGGTGGTCGAAGGTGGCCACGCTGGTCGGGTTCCACTTCCAGTTCTTGTCCACGTTGCGGTCCGCCTCGGCGAACACCTCGTTGATCTTCTGCCCGCCGAAGAACGGATATTCCTTCGCCTGCGCGGGACCGTCCGCGGCCTGCTGCGACGCGGGCCAGCCGGCGCCGCCGTCCATCAGCAGCCGCACGCTCTCCGGGTCGGAGTTCAGCCAGACCGCGAACTCCATCGCCTCCTTGGGGTACTTCGCACCCTTGAGCACCGCGGACGAGGAGCCGCCCCAGTTGGCCGACGCCCTGGCGCCGGCGTCCCACTGCGGCATGTAGGCGACCCGCCACTTGCCCGAGGTGTCCGGCGCGTTACCGGCCATGATCGCGTCACCCCACTGCGGGCCGACCCAGGCGGCGATCTTGCCGTCCTGCAGGTCGGCGTACCACGGGCCCTGCTGGGTCGGCTGCACCTTCACCAGGTCGTCTTTCACCATCCGGTCCCAGTAGTCGGCAACCTTCCTGGTCTGCGGGTTGCCCATGTCGACGGTCCAGGTGTCGCCTTCGGTGCCGAACCAGTGCGCGCCCGCCTGCCAGGACAGCGAGGTGAACCAACCGGCGTCGGTGGGCGGGAACGAGGTGAGGTACGCGGACGGGTCGGCGGCACGGACCTTGCGCGCGGCCTGCTCGAACTCGGCCCAGGTCGCGGGCGGGGTGATGCCCCACTTCTCGAACAGGTCGCTGCGGTAGTAGAGGGCCATCGGGCCGGAGGCCTGCGGGATCGCGTAGACGCCTTCGCCGAAGGAGCCCTGTCCCCACTGCCAGTCCACGAACTTGCTCTTGTGCTCTTCCACGCCGTACGGCTTGAGGTCGGTCAGGCCGTCGGACAGCAGGAAGTTCGGGATCGCCTGGTACTCGACCTGTGCGATGTCCGGCGGGGTGCCGGCCTGGATGGCGGAGAACATCTTCGGGTAGCCGCCCTGGCCGCCGGCCGGGATCTTCTCCAGCTTGACCTGCACCTCGGGGTTGCGCTGGTTCCACAGGTCCACCGACTTGCTCGCGCCGGGCACCCAGGACCAGAAGGTCATGGTGATCTTCTCGCCGGGTTTGCGGGCCGGTGCCGCCCCCGGCTCGTCGCCGCTGCCGCAGGCGGTGCCCACCAGAGCGAGAACTACCAGCAGGGGCAACAGGATTCGGGGGAAAGAGCCGTGACGCGCCATTGGGTTCCAACCTCTCTTCCCAGCATGACATTGGACGTCAGACGTAGGATGACCAGCGACCGTAGCCGGAGGTCCGCGGTCGCGCAAGAGTCTTGTCAGCGGAAGCCTGGGGTCGTAATGTCCGACATCCCATGTCCTACGTCGATCATGGTGAACGATCGATCCGTCGCTGTCGAGGGTGGAGACGAAACCCATGAAAAGAGCGATTGCCGGTTCCCTGCTGACCGGGCTGGTGCTGGCGGCGGGCGTCGTCCCGGCGCGGTCCCAGCCCGCCGAGAACCTCGCCAAGCCCGCGCCCGCGTTCACCGAAGAGCTCCTGTTCAAAGCGGGCACCGACGGCTACAGCTGCTTCCGGATCCCGGCGATCGTGCGCGCCAAGGACGGCGCGCTGCTCGCCTTCGCCGAAGGCCGGGTGAAGGACTGCGGCGACGACGGCAACATCGACCTGGTGCTCAAGCGGTCCGCCGACGGCGGGCGGACCTGGGGCCCGGTGCAGGTGGTGGCCAGGGGTGACGGCGACACCAGGGGCAACCCCTCGCCGATCGTGGACGAGCGCACCGGCCGGGTGGTGCTGCTGACCACGTTCAACCCCGGGGACAACGACCACGACCGGCGCCCGTTCGTGCAGTACAGCGACGACAGCGGGGCGAGCTGGACAGCGCCGCGCGAGCTCAGCGCACAGATCAGCCGCCCGGAGTGGAACCGGTGGTACGCCACCGGCCCGATGCACGGCATCCAGCTGCGCCGCGGCCCGCACGCCGGGCGGCTTGTAGTCGGCGTCAACCACGAGACCGTGGACGGCACCCGCGGCATCTACGGCGCCGCGCTCGTCTACAGCGACGACGGCGGCACCACCTGGCAGATCGGCGCGGATGTCGAAAGCGACGACAACACCGTGAAGCCGCAGGAGATGAGCGTGGTCGAGCTGACCGACGGGCGGCTGTACGTGGCCGCGCGGGACCAGAACGGCACCGACCACGGCCACCGCGCCTTCGCCACCAGCGGCGACGGCGGCCAGAGCTACCAGGCGCCGTTCGCCACCATTCCGGAGCTCACTGCGCCGATCATCCAGGCATCCACCCTCCGGCTGCACGCGCGCGACCAGGGCGACCGCACGAACCGCATCCTGTTCTCGTCGCCGGCGCATCCCGCGTCGCGTGAGGCGATGACGGTCCGTTCGTCCACCGACGAGGGCCGCAGCTGGGAAAGCTGGCAGCGGGGCAAGGTGATCTCCTACGACTTCGCCGCCTATTCCGACCTGGTGCAGCTCGGCGACTCGGAGATCGGGCTGCTCTACGAAGCGGGCACGCGTAGTGCGTACGAAGCCATTCGCTGGGCCAGGTTCAACGAGTCCTATTTGGACTCCCCCAATCCGCCGGCGCCGGGAACTGGTCCCGCGCCCGCACCCGGCCCGGTCACCCCGGACGAGTCCGGCAGGCGCAACACCGCCTACGTCCGCGGCGGCGCGCAGCTCGGCGAAGGCCGCTACGGCAAGGCGATGACCCTCGACGGGGTGGACGACCAGGTTCGGCTGCCGTTCACCCGTTCGCTGGACCTCGGCGCCGACGACTTCACCCTGACCGCCTGGGTCCGCTACGGCGAGCGGACCGGTTCGCAGGTACTGCTGTGGGGCTACCGGATCGGCGAGGGACCGACCCCTGGCATCTGGCTGCGCGCGGAGCCGGAGAGCAACCGGATCCGCGGCTTCCTCGGCACCGACGGCGGCACGGCCACGGTGTCCTCCACCGGCGCGTACAACGACCAGCAGTGGCACCACGTGGCGCTACGCCGGGCGGGTGATCTGTTCTCCCTGTACATCGACGGCGCGCATGTCGCGTCGACGACCGCGCAGACCGGATCCGCGACCACCGGCAAGGAGTTCCGGATCGACGGCTTTTCCGTTGGCGCCAGGCTGGACGGCGCGCAGCCGCTGCGGGGCGCGGTGGACGAGGTCCGGGTCTACCGGCGGGCGTTGAGCGCGCCGGAGCTGGCGGTGGTGCACAACGCCAACGCCACACCGGCGGGTAACCTCGAGCTGCGGCTGCCGATGGAACGGATCGGGCCGAGGTAGATTCGAGTCCTTATTGGACGTCCCACGTCGGGCTAGTTCGGGGAGGCCACCATGTCCGAGGAACGCCATCCGGCCCGGCTGACCACCAGGATGGGCAGGGCGATCCGGGACGAGATCACCGGACTGATCCTGGACCGCGGGCTGCAACCGGGCGACCCCCTGCCGACCGAGACCGAACTGGTCGAGGCGCTGGGGGTCAGCCGGAACTCCATCCGGGAGGCGCTCAAGGCACTGCAGGCGCTGGACATCGTGGAGATCCGGCACGGCCACGGCACCTACGTCGGCCGGCTTTCGCTCGACCCGCTCGCCGACGGGCTGACCTTCCGGGTGCTGCACGGCCTCGGCAACGACCTGCGCTCGATGGACGAGATCCTCGAGGTCAGGGAGGC includes:
- a CDS encoding beta-galactosidase, yielding MNLVQPRLGRFGFGADYNPEQWPEDVWPEDIELMKRAGVSMVTLGIFSWANVEPRPGEYDFGWFDRAMDLLAGADIGVCLATMTASPPPWLARLHPGTLPERADGTVLWPGARQHFCPSSPAYREHAGRLVRQLVTRYREHPALALWHIGNEYGCHVPMCYCATSAEAFRTWLNERYGSVEALNEAWSTAFWSQRYSDFAEVFPPRTAPTFPNPAQQLDFRRFSSDALLECFLMEKEIIRELTPAVPVTTNFVGAWHRVDNAAWAGHQDVISYDSYPDPHDEHSHIEAAFTYDLMRSLGGGKPWLLLEQAPSAVNWRPRNAAKAPGQMRLWSHQAVARGADAVMFFQWRQSQGGAERFHSAMVSHGGADNRVFREVAELGAELAGLGGVLGSGMEAETALLMDWPNGWALESNAHPVADLTLREANLSHYRPLWEAGVSADVVPPSADLSRYRLLVVPNLYLVETEVAERLVEYVRGGGQLVMSFFSGIVDGCDRVHLGGYPAPFRELLGLTVEEFCPLPEGGTIGLSGGSGTIWSEWINTEGAEVLQTFAEGELAGRPAVTRHRFGDGVAYYLGTRPDPASMAAILAMACEAAGVEPALPGAPAGVEATVRHSADGTRWLFLLNHNDFELTVRTPSGEVPLAARDVHISPATS
- a CDS encoding PucR family transcriptional regulator, producing MGRAERATVRAELTPNLSEAGRQLVATVVETIPAYRSLDPAQLAEVSAIAAWTFGLVLDSWVQDTPLEPRDLHRFRGIGAARAADGRPLAAVLRAYRVATGTATELIMEHGRDRLEIEDVLDLTRLWTVVLDELSEALFTSYTATSARLSGDRDRAVQALFDDLVAGRRTSHGALADRCHQLGVTLPTSPALLLAQPLDPASAATAADAGSLFAGLAGPVLVTTRGRRAVLLTPPPSRAALAAALDGRGWCGCLNENSQIDELPAAHRLAADALDAAPPHAYRVNRLLTDGDAHTLALLNARPTAHPPSVVRAVLGSLTEPRHEHLIDGLGAFLATGSATEAARSLHLHPQTLRYRLRRVRELTGRDPRDPWDRLVLDIARHLAVIPTG
- a CDS encoding isocitrate lyase/PEP mutase family protein, which translates into the protein MTSTHHDRALRFRALHRKGDPLVLPNAWDVAGARIAEAAGASAIATTSAGVAWSLGARDGGGLGRDRALEVVAGICAATGIPVTADLESGYAASPGEVGDTTTRVLECGVVGVNLEDADRSGAAPLRPAGEQGERFSAARQAADRAGIPLYINARIDTYLVAGGAGDQAALLADTIDRAAGYLEAGADGIFVPGVVDPPTVSALAEAVAAPLNIMAGPGAPSVAELAALGVARISIGSAIAQAAYALFRRATKELLDDGSYRTLAEPLDYGELNALFRG
- a CDS encoding carbohydrate ABC transporter permease, which encodes MKGQTSPASRVLVIGVSAVFAVYFLLPVYWLIVAATKTTGDMFGSSGLWFHRPQLLTNLRNVFSYDNGIYLRWVLNTVLYAGVGATFATLLAAAAGYALAKFDFRGREAVFNVVLGGVLVPATALALPLYLMLSKADLDNTYAAVLLPSLVSPFGVYLIRIYAEASVPDELLEAARIDGASELRVFFGVVLRILTPALVTVFMFQFVAIWHNYFLPLIMLSDPKLYPITLGLTSWHSFAERQPDLYQMTVGGTFVAVIPLMIAIAALQRFWRTGLTEGSVKG
- a CDS encoding SGNH/GDSL hydrolase family protein — its product is MALATLLVLGSATGATAAEEVTTGGNWTGSWQTAMSGTAPDTEHGLPDHSIRNLVHTSAGGSEVRVRLSNVFGKAAVRMGHVTVALAVAPDSPDAVPGTMRALTFGGAPSVTIPAGAEALSDPLRFRVPERGDLLVTVFTPEPSGPVTYHQVANQTSFLGTGGDHAADESGAAFTGRTTSWHYVSGVDVRGGPAPGSVVLLGDSITDGNASTLNANSRWPDLLAARLPGLGVLNAGISSNRLLSDTWNPNALSRLDRDVLTATGARSVVVLLGINDIGGQPQHHEPSGIIAALKQIAEQTRAKGLRVLGGTLTPFGGSSNYTEELEGVRLAVNEFIRTGGAFDSVVDFDAALRDPAVPQRLRPEYDSGDHLHPSDAGYRAMAGAVRLWELLLPGRGDRWTGSWQTTMANTATEHGMPDRSIRNLVHTSVGGTEARVRLSNALGRVPVLMGRVTVAVAARPDAPDAVPGTMRELRFGGSPSITIPPGAEVLSDPVRLGVPEDGDLLVSTYTPEPSGPVSTHPRAYQTSFISTGGDHTAAESGAAFGTPTTAWHYVTGVEVRAVAAGGTVVAFGDSITDGDKSTPNTNRRWPDVLADRLKDRPGPTRLGVLNAGISGNRVLDDSAPGGIGGPNALARLDRDVTTATGARTVVVLAGINDIGNLDLPDATRLTAALGQIAAQARGNGLRVVGATITPFKGWRSYTGQRESVRLAANEFIRTSGVFDGVLDFDEVVRDPADPQRIRPDYDSGDHLHPSDAGYRAMGESIDLRLLT
- a CDS encoding YncE family protein; this translates as MRTKGVRLRRAMTTILAAVLAAALVSASAGAATAEQRTDVMLVGNNWDGTVDLVDAAGFGRYQRVNVVPDLRDRIAGMTPDQYIAYLTVRNTAGEGHDQLVDDIAVSPDGRTLYVSRPSLGDVSAFDIATGAQQWFQRVSGYRSDHMALAPDGRTLTVSATTANVVNYLDTATGAVTGSTPTADFPHENRYSRDGRTIYNGSIGNVIAPDDPALDLLKGKRRLTIIDAASKTVRRSLDLGAGIRPFVVLPDETKLYTQLSFFNGLVEYDLAEGRITRSVHLPLSEKAQQLKREDYPLDSAHHGLAVNAAGTKLCDAGTISDYAAILSMPALTTDRIVPTGKKPYWASADLAGRYCFLANADSDDVSVVSFDDAREVARIPVGDHPQRIRGYALPVAVLTR